One Azoarcus sp. DN11 DNA segment encodes these proteins:
- a CDS encoding cytochrome c3 family protein, with protein sequence MLTVPPSRLIAAIGTLLVACSLFWGDQAAAERIDMRNTKHNLTQPSDGKGSVDPRQICVFCHTPTNANPADAAQPRWQSAVPGGGIFPMFDDIGRMGNEGSEAVGSQSIACLSCHDSSQAFGITGGAYDHPFAVPYRGALTPEQRQRIREELQRAGKLINTAKQLKFDDGFRAARRGVVDNRPVWWVSKDPDSAQRGRLDVPLFVRVDQADQMEIPFVECASCHDPHTVRPLFLRAEDNPSDLCLTCHVK encoded by the coding sequence GTGCTCACCGTACCTCCTTCCCGCCTGATCGCAGCGATCGGCACGCTGCTGGTGGCCTGCTCACTCTTCTGGGGCGATCAGGCGGCCGCGGAGCGGATCGACATGCGCAACACCAAGCACAACCTCACGCAGCCGTCCGACGGCAAGGGCAGCGTCGACCCCCGCCAGATCTGCGTCTTCTGCCACACGCCGACCAATGCCAACCCGGCCGACGCGGCGCAACCGAGGTGGCAGAGCGCAGTGCCGGGTGGCGGCATCTTTCCCATGTTCGACGACATCGGACGCATGGGCAACGAAGGGAGCGAAGCCGTCGGCTCGCAGTCGATCGCCTGCCTCTCCTGCCACGACTCCTCCCAGGCCTTCGGGATCACCGGCGGGGCCTACGACCACCCTTTCGCCGTGCCGTATCGCGGCGCCCTGACTCCCGAGCAGCGCCAGAGAATCCGTGAAGAACTGCAACGGGCCGGCAAACTCATCAACACGGCCAAGCAGCTCAAGTTCGACGACGGTTTCCGCGCGGCCAGACGCGGGGTCGTCGACAACCGCCCTGTCTGGTGGGTCTCGAAGGATCCGGATTCGGCCCAGCGCGGCCGCCTGGATGTCCCCCTTTTCGTGCGCGTCGACCAGGCCGACCAGATGGAAATCCCGTTCGTGGAGTGTGCGAGCTGCCACGATCCACATACCGTGCGCCCATTGTTCCTCCGCGCCGAAGACAACCCGAGTGACCTCTGCCTGACGTGCCACGTCAAGTAG
- a CDS encoding cytochrome c — MNQNKQFTQLLRACVLRACAMGVGAALSFGASGSTIKADVLYHEYCSVCHGDRGDGHSRAMKSLNPPPRDLTKAGPSLPRDYIFHVISEGKPGTAMVGFKTRLNDEQRGALADYVHTEIVNRGAAISAGLVKGISGTSGTTGGSDSPTPAPAGSAAPVPPIAAPLPPIKPVGPDERADMGAPFPSGLKGDAAKGRAFYDKNCAECHGAKGDGQGRRAYFIRPVPRDFLQERSRLTLNRPAIYAAVFFGRNGTEMPAWSKVLSEQEIANVSEYVFQNFIRSGEKAAKAK; from the coding sequence GTGAATCAGAACAAGCAATTCACGCAGCTCCTGCGCGCGTGTGTCCTGCGCGCGTGTGCAATGGGTGTCGGTGCGGCGCTGAGCTTCGGCGCGAGCGGCAGCACGATCAAGGCCGACGTGCTCTATCACGAATATTGTTCGGTGTGTCATGGGGACCGGGGCGACGGCCATTCGCGGGCGATGAAGAGCCTCAACCCGCCGCCTAGGGACCTGACGAAGGCCGGTCCGTCGCTGCCGCGTGACTACATCTTCCACGTCATCTCCGAAGGGAAGCCGGGTACGGCAATGGTGGGATTCAAGACCCGCCTGAATGATGAGCAGCGCGGGGCATTGGCCGATTATGTGCACACCGAAATCGTCAATCGCGGCGCGGCCATTTCGGCCGGCCTCGTGAAGGGCATTTCCGGGACTTCGGGGACGACCGGCGGATCGGACTCGCCGACGCCGGCTCCTGCGGGCAGCGCGGCGCCGGTGCCGCCGATCGCTGCGCCGCTTCCGCCGATCAAGCCGGTGGGGCCTGACGAGCGGGCCGACATGGGAGCGCCGTTCCCGTCCGGACTGAAGGGCGATGCGGCCAAGGGGCGGGCGTTCTACGATAAGAATTGCGCGGAATGCCACGGAGCGAAGGGGGACGGCCAGGGGCGGCGTGCCTATTTCATTCGCCCGGTGCCGCGGGATTTCCTGCAGGAGCGTTCGCGCCTGACGCTGAACCGCCCGGCGATCTACGCGGCGGTCTTCTTCGGGCGCAACGGGACCGAGATGCCGGCATGGAGCAAGGTTCTGAGCGAACAGGAAATCGCCAACGTCTCGGAATACGTGTTCCAGAATTTCATCCGTTCCGGTGAGAAGGCTGCCAAGGCGAAATGA
- a CDS encoding tetratricopeptide repeat protein, whose translation MPPLTPSHPSFVARALAAALLVAVALLAYHGIELNGFHFDDWHNILLNPAVHLERLTLGGLIDAARGASLPHRPFASITFALDWWRGGGEHAASFLATNLALHVATGIAVFAFLVQALGRGEPGSPPALRTIAAAGLAAAWWLAQPIHVQAVSYVVQRMTELAALFSVLCLWAYVRGRTAARGRAAWWALSLLSLALGALSKQNAWITPALVLMAEFLIVHRQDRLSGKRLDAALLALPAIIGTLGLAALLIDGPVSQWVLRGYEWRDFTLAERLLTQPKVVLFHVSQLLWPLPDRFSLEHDVEVVRSAASPQFWLPMVAILAWTLGGLWLARRRDTRPAAFFVLWVPVTLLIESTVIPLELVFEHRMYLPSVGVAGLIALGLARAPRRAARLAPFAWAAIALAAAFGIWSTQQRLPQWRTEITLLENSTRHAPHSVRVWNELGLKYLEIGNLDRARRAINRANEIEPRWGDGYPFVNRGVLLEAMGQPDKALAVYEETIRLFPRQVLGYNNRGLMRLRAGEFELAIQDFNRAIDTDPAYAPAWTNRGTAQALRGDTQAALPDLEKAVRLSPRESIAWHYLANIYTAQGRGIEATDARLHACRLGIAKDCSH comes from the coding sequence GTGCCCCCGCTGACGCCCTCCCACCCGTCCTTCGTTGCCCGCGCGCTCGCCGCCGCCCTGCTGGTCGCGGTGGCGCTCCTCGCCTACCACGGCATCGAATTGAACGGCTTCCACTTCGACGACTGGCACAACATCCTCCTGAACCCTGCCGTCCATCTCGAACGCCTGACCCTGGGCGGCCTCATCGACGCGGCCCGCGGCGCATCGCTCCCCCACCGCCCCTTCGCTTCGATCACGTTTGCACTCGACTGGTGGCGCGGCGGCGGAGAGCACGCAGCCTCCTTTCTCGCGACGAACCTGGCGCTGCACGTCGCCACGGGCATCGCCGTGTTTGCATTCCTCGTCCAGGCGCTGGGCCGGGGCGAACCGGGCAGCCCTCCTGCCTTGCGGACGATCGCCGCGGCCGGTCTCGCCGCCGCCTGGTGGCTCGCGCAACCGATCCACGTCCAGGCCGTGAGCTATGTCGTGCAGCGCATGACGGAGCTCGCCGCGCTGTTCTCCGTCCTGTGCCTCTGGGCCTACGTGCGGGGGCGCACCGCCGCGCGCGGACGCGCCGCGTGGTGGGCGCTGTCACTGCTGAGTCTCGCGCTCGGTGCGCTGTCGAAGCAGAATGCCTGGATCACGCCCGCGCTTGTCCTGATGGCCGAGTTCCTGATCGTGCACCGCCAAGACAGGCTCAGCGGGAAGAGGCTGGACGCCGCCTTGCTCGCCCTCCCGGCGATCATCGGAACACTGGGCCTCGCCGCCCTGCTCATCGACGGCCCCGTCAGTCAGTGGGTCCTGCGCGGCTACGAATGGCGTGACTTCACGCTCGCCGAGCGCCTGCTCACCCAACCCAAGGTCGTGCTGTTCCACGTCTCGCAACTGCTGTGGCCGCTACCGGACCGTTTTTCGCTCGAACACGACGTCGAAGTCGTCCGTTCCGCCGCCTCACCCCAGTTCTGGCTGCCCATGGTCGCCATTCTCGCCTGGACGCTCGGTGGCTTGTGGCTGGCACGGCGGCGCGACACCCGGCCGGCGGCTTTCTTCGTCCTGTGGGTTCCCGTCACGCTGCTGATCGAAAGCACCGTGATTCCGCTGGAACTCGTGTTCGAACACCGCATGTACCTCCCGTCGGTCGGCGTCGCGGGCCTGATTGCACTCGGGCTCGCACGGGCGCCGCGCCGCGCCGCCCGGCTTGCGCCCTTCGCATGGGCCGCGATCGCGCTCGCCGCTGCGTTCGGCATCTGGTCGACCCAGCAGCGCCTGCCGCAATGGCGCACCGAGATCACCCTTCTGGAGAATTCGACGCGGCACGCGCCGCACTCGGTGCGGGTCTGGAACGAGCTCGGCCTGAAATACCTCGAAATCGGGAACCTCGATCGCGCACGGCGCGCCATCAACCGCGCCAACGAAATCGAACCCCGCTGGGGCGACGGCTACCCCTTCGTCAATCGCGGCGTGCTTCTGGAAGCCATGGGCCAGCCCGACAAGGCCCTGGCCGTGTACGAGGAGACGATTCGCCTGTTCCCGCGCCAAGTGCTGGGATACAACAACCGGGGGCTGATGCGCCTGCGTGCTGGCGAGTTCGAACTCGCCATCCAGGATTTCAACCGCGCGATCGATACCGATCCCGCTTACGCGCCTGCCTGGACCAACCGCGGCACCGCACAGGCGCTGCGCGGCGACACTCAGGCGGCGCTTCCCGACCTCGAAAAAGCCGTCCGGCTCTCTCCGCGCGAGTCCATCGCCTGGCACTACCTCGCAAATATCTACACGGCACAAGGCCGCGGGATCGAAGCCACCGATGCGCGGTTGCATGCGTGCCGTCTCGGGATCGCCAAGGACTGCTCGCACTAA
- a CDS encoding c-type cytochrome, which translates to MKPILATAGLVLLVATTNVSAADGKAVYTQICRACHATGVAGAPILGNREAWAPRLPTGLDALQQSALRGRGGMPPKGGNPGLSDSQVKAAVEYMVSQSR; encoded by the coding sequence ATGAAACCTATCCTTGCAACGGCCGGCTTGGTACTCCTCGTCGCGACAACCAATGTTTCAGCGGCTGACGGCAAGGCGGTTTATACTCAAATTTGCCGTGCCTGTCATGCGACGGGCGTGGCCGGCGCCCCGATCCTCGGCAACCGGGAAGCGTGGGCGCCACGCCTGCCCACAGGGCTCGACGCGTTACAGCAATCGGCGCTTCGGGGCAGGGGTGGGATGCCACCGAAGGGGGGCAACCCAGGTCTTTCCGACAGCCAGGTGAAGGCGGCCGTCGAATACATGGTTTCGCAGTCTCGATAA
- a CDS encoding tetratricopeptide repeat protein — MSDTPSRAEVQRVPFALLRLCLIALLLLTIAIAYHAAPQNGFHFDDAVNVVRHGPMHVAELDIASLKRAVTQAVLPQRVLPNLSLAVDWWRGNGSPAPFQLTNILIHAATALAVLGLLLAAFRRAGMPERSAWITAATATTLWATHPIQVQAVTYIVQRMASMAALFMLVALIAYLHARNAPRHRPWYAVTALAGVAACLSKETAYILPALILLTEYTLCRKPGERITSRLDCLVLALPVAAGLYAVADLAILHGPLSDYVMPGYAHRDFTPTERLLTQPRVIFFHLGQILLPLPDRFSIEHAFPNSTGLWQPWTTAVAIAGIGAWIVGGIWLALRSNFPVAGFLVLWVPATLAVESSIVPLEMVFEHRMYLPSVGLAGLAGLGLHRLARTRLRPAAFALAILSVLGFMAATIARVPTWRTPVTLYEHAVRVAPGAARAWTNLATAYEGEDRTTDAIAAYTKALEIDPGRTIAYLNRGSSYRKRGDLAAAEADYQRFVRLEGGDYRGPYALGSLYAATGRYDDAIRWLDLAGRLDGRSALPARELADVYFAIGRPDATVQALEQARARDAAMADAPYFALLGAAFGRLGRFDEAIRAFDRALQLDPAQDGTRLNRGYAYLRSNKPGAALADFDAVIAQSSDSARAHYGRAAALAQFGRRREALEAAQRSLILDPTDERATRLIGELGTTQQP; from the coding sequence ATGTCCGACACCCCCAGCCGCGCCGAAGTGCAACGAGTCCCTTTCGCCCTGCTGCGGCTGTGCCTGATCGCACTGCTGCTCCTGACGATTGCGATCGCTTACCACGCCGCGCCGCAAAACGGATTCCATTTCGACGACGCCGTGAACGTCGTGCGTCACGGCCCCATGCACGTCGCCGAACTGGATATCGCGTCACTCAAACGGGCCGTCACCCAGGCGGTACTGCCGCAACGCGTCCTGCCCAACCTCAGCCTGGCAGTCGACTGGTGGCGCGGCAACGGCTCCCCGGCGCCATTCCAGCTCACCAACATCCTGATCCACGCCGCCACCGCCCTGGCCGTGCTCGGCCTCCTCCTCGCGGCATTCCGGCGCGCCGGCATGCCCGAACGAAGCGCCTGGATCACCGCTGCGACCGCAACCACGCTGTGGGCAACCCACCCCATCCAGGTCCAGGCAGTCACCTACATCGTCCAGCGCATGGCGTCGATGGCGGCGCTGTTCATGCTCGTCGCGCTCATCGCCTACCTCCATGCCAGAAACGCTCCCCGCCACCGGCCCTGGTATGCCGTCACCGCCCTCGCCGGCGTCGCCGCCTGCCTGTCCAAGGAGACGGCCTACATCCTTCCGGCACTGATCCTGCTCACCGAATACACGCTGTGCCGCAAACCCGGCGAGCGCATCACCTCGCGCCTCGACTGCCTCGTCCTCGCGCTGCCCGTCGCCGCGGGCCTATATGCCGTGGCAGACCTCGCGATCCTGCATGGCCCCCTGTCGGACTATGTGATGCCGGGCTACGCACATCGCGACTTCACCCCGACCGAGCGCCTGCTCACCCAACCCCGCGTGATCTTCTTCCACCTCGGCCAGATACTGCTCCCGCTGCCCGACCGCTTCTCCATCGAACACGCCTTCCCGAATTCGACAGGCCTCTGGCAGCCGTGGACCACGGCCGTCGCGATCGCCGGCATCGGCGCCTGGATCGTCGGCGGCATCTGGCTCGCCCTGCGCAGCAATTTCCCCGTTGCCGGCTTCCTGGTTCTCTGGGTCCCGGCAACTTTGGCCGTGGAAAGCAGCATCGTCCCGCTCGAAATGGTCTTCGAGCACCGCATGTACCTGCCGTCGGTCGGGCTGGCCGGTCTCGCCGGCCTCGGCCTTCACCGCCTTGCCCGCACCCGCCTCCGCCCGGCGGCGTTCGCGCTGGCCATCCTGTCCGTGCTCGGCTTCATGGCCGCGACGATCGCCCGCGTCCCGACCTGGCGGACGCCCGTCACCCTTTACGAGCATGCGGTGCGCGTCGCACCCGGCGCGGCCCGCGCATGGACCAACCTCGCGACGGCCTATGAAGGCGAAGACAGGACCACGGACGCGATCGCCGCCTACACGAAAGCCCTGGAGATCGACCCGGGCCGCACGATTGCCTATCTCAACCGCGGTTCGAGCTACCGCAAGCGTGGCGACCTCGCCGCCGCCGAAGCCGACTACCAGCGCTTCGTCCGCCTCGAAGGTGGCGACTACCGCGGCCCCTACGCGCTCGGCAGCCTGTATGCCGCAACCGGACGATACGACGATGCAATCCGCTGGCTCGACCTTGCCGGCCGGCTCGACGGACGCTCCGCACTCCCCGCACGCGAGCTTGCAGACGTCTATTTCGCCATCGGCCGCCCCGACGCCACGGTCCAGGCCCTCGAACAGGCCCGCGCCCGCGACGCCGCAATGGCCGACGCGCCCTACTTCGCGTTGCTCGGCGCGGCTTTCGGTCGCCTCGGCCGCTTCGACGAAGCGATCCGCGCATTCGACCGCGCACTGCAGCTCGATCCCGCCCAGGACGGAACGCGCCTCAATCGAGGTTACGCGTACCTGCGAAGCAACAAGCCGGGGGCAGCGCTCGCAGATTTCGACGCGGTGATCGCGCAATCCTCCGACAGCGCGCGTGCCCACTACGGCCGCGCCGCGGCCCTGGCGCAATTCGGCCGCCGGCGCGAAGCACTCGAAGCGGCGCAGCGGTCACTGATCCTCGACCCCACCGATGAGCGCGCAACCCGCCTCATCGGCGAGCTCGGCACCACGCAGCAGCCCTAG
- a CDS encoding c-type cytochrome, which produces MIGRIWLGGFAAALAAASFTAPAFADAGRDARHEAGRKIYNFRCYFCHGYSGDAKTLAATYLAPKPRDFTKDDEKSISRERMITAVRDGKPGTAMKGFKGIISEQDMESVVDFVRAEFIRAKAVNTHYHTPENGWFNHERNKVAFPFATGAIPLDRPWEKLSPTEQKGKRLFLTTCISCHDHSRTEDPGPAWGGRPLSYPRNHFDPGDFNAPPPTKTDAIASASPYALHDVVPQVSGLTSGEKRGETLFQANCAFCHGATGTGRNWIGSFMEPHPRDLTDPKFMKDMTRGRLAHTIREGLPNTSMPAWKSVLKDDEIDAIVSYVSRVFHPVKP; this is translated from the coding sequence ATGATCGGACGTATCTGGCTGGGCGGGTTTGCCGCGGCATTGGCCGCGGCCTCGTTCACGGCGCCGGCGTTTGCCGACGCCGGCAGGGACGCCCGGCACGAGGCCGGGCGCAAGATCTACAACTTTCGTTGCTACTTTTGCCACGGCTATTCCGGGGATGCGAAAACGCTGGCAGCGACGTATCTCGCTCCCAAGCCGCGCGACTTCACGAAGGACGACGAGAAGTCGATCAGCCGCGAGCGGATGATCACCGCGGTGCGTGACGGAAAGCCGGGCACGGCGATGAAAGGCTTCAAGGGCATCATCTCCGAGCAGGACATGGAGTCCGTCGTGGATTTCGTGCGTGCCGAGTTCATTCGCGCCAAGGCGGTGAACACGCACTACCACACGCCCGAGAACGGTTGGTTCAACCACGAGCGGAACAAAGTGGCGTTTCCCTTCGCAACGGGGGCGATTCCGCTCGATCGTCCGTGGGAGAAACTCAGCCCGACCGAACAAAAGGGCAAGCGGCTATTCCTGACAACGTGCATTTCCTGCCATGACCACTCGCGGACCGAGGATCCGGGGCCGGCGTGGGGCGGGCGGCCGCTGTCCTACCCGCGCAACCATTTCGATCCGGGCGATTTCAACGCGCCGCCGCCGACCAAGACCGATGCGATCGCGAGCGCCAGTCCGTATGCTCTGCATGACGTGGTGCCGCAGGTGTCGGGCCTGACGTCTGGCGAAAAACGCGGGGAGACCCTGTTCCAGGCGAACTGCGCCTTCTGCCACGGCGCGACCGGCACGGGGCGGAACTGGATCGGCAGCTTCATGGAGCCGCATCCTCGCGATCTGACCGATCCGAAGTTCATGAAGGACATGACGCGTGGGCGCCTGGCGCATACGATCCGGGAAGGGCTGCCGAATACGTCGATGCCTGCGTGGAAATCGGTGCTGAAGGACGATGAGATCGACGCGATCGTTTCGTATGTTTCGCGTGTTTTCCATCCGGTGAAGCCGTAA